In Ostrea edulis chromosome 6, xbOstEdul1.1, whole genome shotgun sequence, a single window of DNA contains:
- the LOC125647311 gene encoding LOW QUALITY PROTEIN: G-protein coupled receptor 157-like (The sequence of the model RefSeq protein was modified relative to this genomic sequence to represent the inferred CDS: inserted 1 base in 1 codon): protein MFHRVRKVMSNTTDQVFFQFTIRNEIYSVLTALSSSLSILGGIGIIAIYVWFXDLRTCGRELLVYLSLMDVLTAFGNILGVVWLLCRAGTTCRSVYQSMDFCRLHAIITIFSSISSFLWMIIIGVSLMKSILWNAPSFARTHMKVFYIIAWSVPGLVAVLTLSLDVIGYDKNIASWCWIDPNTPAILFWQFFTGKAWEMSAYLLTIIMYTVVRCFLLKHANKSLAKSKKKSRKAALQEANLKLTFVPVVFIVLRVWGTLRFLLYNLAHYDAPWISYLQGIGDSSQGFANFILYCALTDKVRGKVYSVVCLRQKFAQSTENPQQPRTSAVDTLPSPNTAARTEVSRTTRLSFSATGLGK, encoded by the exons ATGTTTCACAG AGTTCGAAAAGTCATGTCGAACACAACCGACCAAGTATTTTTCCAGTTCACGATTAGGAACGAAATATATTCTGTTCTAACAGCACTGTCATCTTCATTGTCTATTTTGGGGGGTATTGGAATCATTGCCATATACGTATGGT AGGATCTCCGCACCTGTGGGAGAGAGTTGTTGGTGTATCTGAGTCTTATGGACGTTTTAACCGCGTTTGGTAACATTCTTGGTGTTGTCTGGTTGCTCTGTCGAGCCGGGACAACCTGTCGTTCCGTGTACCAGAGCATGGACTTCTGTCGGCTTCACGCTATTATAACCATTTTTTCAAGCATTAGTTCTTTTCTTTGGATGATAATAATTGGTGTGAGTTTAATGAAGAGCATCCTGTGGAACGCGCCCTCGTTCGCTCGGACACATATGAAAGTATTCTACATTATTGCGTGGTCAGTTCCAG GACTGGTTGCCGTTTTGACCCTGTCACTGGACGTGATCGGTTACGACAAAAACATCGCCAGTTGGTGCTGGATTGATCCGAACACGCCTGCCATTTTATTCTGGCAGTTCTTTACCGGAAAGGCATGGGAGATGTCCGCCTACCTTCTGACCATAATCATGTACACTGTCGTCCGATGTTTCCTGCTCAAACAT GCAAATAAAAGTTTAGCAAAAAGTAAAAAGAAATCTCGGAAGGCTGCTCTACAAGAAGCAAACCTCAAGCTAACGTTTGTCCCGGTTGTTTTCATCGTTCTCAGGGTGTGGGGGACGCTTCGATTTCTGCTGTATAATCTGGCTCATTATGACGCTCCATGGATATCGTACCTACAG GGCATCGGCGATAGTTCCCAGGGATTTGCCAATTTTATCCTTTACTGTGCGTTGACGGACAAGGTGAGGGGAAAGGTGTATTCTGTCGTTTGTCTGCGTCAGAAATTTGCACAGTCCACTGAGAATCCCCAACAACCCCGTACATCAGCTGTTGATACACTACCTTCTCCAAACACTGCTGCACGGACAGAAGTCAGTCGGACCACGCGCTTGTCATTTTCCGCAACCGGGTTagggaaatag